The following coding sequences lie in one Arachis ipaensis cultivar K30076 chromosome B03, Araip1.1, whole genome shotgun sequence genomic window:
- the LOC107632873 gene encoding protein FAR1-RELATED SEQUENCE 5-like has translation MAESQEERVSSEDPPLCTSPSRNSLMEVDIVEPLDCVASDVSENLSYEQENLAGDVAGHGFKSNKATQLSDVTDVGSEKMELVDEIRTTTFDKITKAPINQAIHCNRDGICESRVRAPTWKNTISAAGCKARIYVKFDKDVQDWVLLKVDLAHSQPCSPKKAVHYHEYRQLTMHAKCVIEDNDEAGIRPNKTFFALSNEAGGPSNLGFSEKDLRNYITARLRNSNVNADVREMMSYFRRMKDINPNFFYAVELDDECKFKSVVWVDARCRASYEYYGNVVSVDSTYRRNRHGLPFVSFIGVNHHGRLTLLGCALLGNKEITSYEWVFSQWVKCMGTAPQCIITDQCRSMYRAIKNTLPDTRHRWCIWHIMNKLPSKLGVYRQYGALYADLNDIVWNSRTEKSFEDNWADFIDEYNLHNNTWLSDLYDDRRMWIPIYFKGEFWAAMRNTQRSESMHAFYGGYLHSKTSLVQFVHEYDNVLGFKEQRKLEDDAANSRGDPLVCVMVEEEKLVNDTILCVPYDVHFDHSTQELRYECNLFESSSVLCCHYLEVFHSYKVYKVPSCYVLPRWSKNIKRKHTYVKSSHDISRSDESHVAFRGLCAHFYNVAQEFVGDNEETALLHVALEETMAKLDAHHAKKRSESMSKTQTNIGSQSSNDVSVDDIQGPLKVTTKGRPKSKRLGAALEKCFKNSRRRKQKKSSPVDVWLNLNFVVRPHAFQDIHHGSVAGLNVPEQAGDFMSLLSSFNKK, from the exons ATGGCAGAATCGCAAGAAGAACGTGTTTCAAGCGAGGATCCTCCTTTATGCACTTCACCTAGCCGAAATTCATTAATGGAGGTCGATATAGTGGAACCGCTAGATTGTGTAGCCTCTGACGTTTCAGAGAATTTATCATACGAACAAGAAAACTTAGCCGGCGATGTCGCAGGCCATGGTTTTAAGTCGAACAAG GCCACGCAGTTGTCGGATGTTACAGATGTTGGAAGTGAAAAGATGGAGCTTGTTGATGAG ATAAGGACGACAACATTTGATAAGATCACAAAGGCTCCCATTAACCAAGCTATACACTGTAATCGCGACGGGATCTGCGAGTCTCGTGTTAGAGCACCAACGTGGAAGAATACGATTTCAGCTGCTGGGTGCAAGGCAAGGATATATGTAAAGTTTGATAAAGACGTGCAAGACTGGGTTTTGCTCAAGGTTGACTTGGCGCACTCTCAGCCATGTTCACCGAAAAAGGCAGTGCACTACCATGAGTATAGGCAGCTGACCATGCATGCGAAGTGCGTGATCGAGGATAATGATGAGGCTGGAATTCGACCAAACAAGACATTCTTTGCTTTGTCAAATGAGGCTGGTGGCCCTTCTAACTTGGGATTCTCAGAGAAGGATTTAAGAAATTATATAACAGCAAGGCTCCGAAATAGCAACGTGAATGCGGATGTCAGGGAGATGATGAGCTACTTCAGGAGAATGAAGGACATCAATCCGAACTTCTTTTATGCGGTGGAGTTGGATGATGAGTGTAAATTCAAGAGTGTAGTATGGGTCGATGCAAGGTGTAGGGCATCGTATGAATACTACGGAAACGTTGTGTCAGTTGATAGCACTTACAGAAGGAATAG GCATGGATTACCGTTTGTGTCGTTCATTGGGGTCAACCACCATGGTAGGTTGACCCTCCTCGGTTGTGCTTTGTTGGGGAATAAGGAAATCACAAGTTATGAGTGGGTTTTTAGCCAATGGGTCAAGTGCATGGGAACTGCTCCACAGTGTATCATAACCGATCAATGTCGATCCATGTATCGTGCGATCAAAAATACTTTACCCGACACACGCCACAGGTGGTGCATCTGGCATATTATGAATAAGTTACCTTCTAAGCTTGGGGTTTACCGTCAGTACGGAGCTTTGTATGCTGACCTAAACGACATTGTGTGGAACTCTCGGACCGAGAAGTCATTTGAAGATAACTGGGCTGATTTTATAGATGAGTACAACTTACATAACAACACGTGGCTGTCAG ATCTGTATGATGACCGACGTATGTGGATCCCAATATACTTCAAGGGTGAATTTTGGGCAGCAATGCGGAATACTCAAAGGAGTGAGAGCATGCACGCATTCTACGGTGGATACTTACACAGTAAAACTAGCTTGGTTCAATTTGTTCATGAATATGACAATGTTCTTGGATTTAAGGAGCAGAGAAAACTGGAGGATGATGCTGCAAACTCGAGGGGG GATCCATTGGTCTGCGTGATGGTGGAAGAGGAGAAACTAGTCAACGATACTATTCTATGCGTTCCGTACGATGTTCACTTTGACCATTCCACACAGGAGCTTCGTTATGAGTGCAATCTTTTTGAGAGTTCAAGTGTGTTGTGCTGTCACTACCTTGAAGTTTTCCATTCATATAAAGTGTACAAAGTACCTTCATGTTATGTTCTCCCTCGATGGAGCAAGAACATAAAGCGCAAACATACGTATGTCAAAAGTAGCCATGATATCAGTCGGTCGGATGAGAGTCATGTTGCATTCAGGGGACTGTGTGCGCACTTCTATAATGTTGCTCAAGAGTTCGTCGGTGACAATGAAGAAACAGCATTGCTGCATGTTGCTTTGGAAGAAACAATGGCCAAGTTGGATGCGCACCATGCCAAAAAGAGGTCTGAGAGCATGTCAAAGACCCAGACAAACATTGGCTCACAGAGTTCGAACGATGTCAGTGTTGATGACATCCAAGGTCCATTGAAGGTTACCACAAAGGGGAGGCCAAAGAGTAAGAGGCTCGGCGCTGCCCTTGAGAAGTGCTTCAAGAATTCAAGGCGGAGAAAACAAAAGAAGTCATCCCCGGTAGATGTTTGGCTTAATCTCAACTTT GTGGTTCGTCCACACGCATTTCAAGATATACACCATGGTTCTGTTGCTGGCCTAAATGTCCCCGAACAAGCCGGTGATTTCATGTCTTTGTTAAGCTCCTTCAACAAAAAGTAG